A region of Peromyscus maniculatus bairdii isolate BWxNUB_F1_BW_parent chromosome 7, HU_Pman_BW_mat_3.1, whole genome shotgun sequence DNA encodes the following proteins:
- the Rnf111 gene encoding E3 ubiquitin-protein ligase Arkadia isoform X1, whose protein sequence is MKPALKFPMSQWTPEFTELYTLKVAMKSGTPPDAPTTQESLKGVLLHPQPLGATKSFPAEVEMINSKVGNEFSHLCDDSKQEKDMNGNQQEQEKSGVVRKKRKSQQAGPSYVQNCVKENQGILGLRQHLETPSDEDNDSSFSECLSSPSSSLHFGDSDTVTSDEDKEVSGRHPQPVLSAKSRSHSARSQKWPRTEAESVSGLLMKRPCFHGSALRRLPCRKRLVKSSSSQRTQKQKERLLVQRKKREVLAQRKYALLPSSSSSSENDLSSDSSSSSSTDGEEDLCASASENPGNPAAPSGSIDEDVVVIEASFTPQVTANEEINVTSTDSEVEIVTVGESYRSRSTLGHSRSHWSQGSSLHTGRPQEPRNRSRISTVIQPLRQNAAEVVDLTVDEDEPTVVPTTSARMESQTTSASISNSNPSTSEQASDATSAVASSQPSTVSETAATLPSNSAAGSSVGDDSRRTASSAVPETGPPAMPRLPSCCPQHSPCGGTSQSHHALAHPHSSCFQQHGHHFQHHHHHHHTPHPAVPVSPSFSDPACPVERPPQVQAPCGANSSSSSSYHDQQALPVDLSSSALRTHGSGGFHGASAFDPCCPVSSSRAAVFGHQAAAAPTQPLVIDSYGSSMVAQPQPQPPPQPSLSSCRHYMPPPPYASLTRPLHHQASGCPHSHGNAPPQTQPPPQVDYVIPHPVHAFHSQISSHAASHPVAPPPPTHLSSTTAPIPQHLPPAHQPISHHIPAPAPPTQRLHPHEVMQRMEVQRRRMMQHPTGLFVFCVSRRAHERPPPHPHRMHPNYGHGHHIHVPQTMSSHPRQAPERSAWELGIEAGVTAATYTPGALHPHLAHYHAPPRLHHLQLGALPLMVPDMAGYPHIRYISSGLDGTSFRGPFRGNFEELIHLEERLGNVNRGASQGTIERCTYPHKYKKVTTDWFSQRKLHCKQDGEEGTEEDTEEKCTICLSILEEGEDVRRLPCMHLFHQVCVDQWLITNKKCPICRVDIEAQLPSES, encoded by the exons GCCTGCCTTAAAGTTTCCCATGTCTCAATGGACTCCTGAATTTACCGAGCTCTACACCCTAAAAGTGGCTATGAAGAGTGGGACTCCTCCTGATGCGCCCACAACACAGGAGAGTCTGAAGGGGGTCCTTCTGCACCCACAGCCCCTAGGGGCCACCAAGAGCTTCCCTGCAGAAGTGGAGATGATTAACAGCAAAGTGGGGAATGAATTCTCTCACCTGTGTGATGATTCAAAACAAGAGAAGGACATGAATGGCAACCagcaagaacaagaaaaaagtgGTGTTGTGAGGAAAAAGCGCAAAAGCCAACAGGCTGGCCCCTCATATGTACAGAATTGTGTCAAAGAAAATCAGGGAATCCTAGGGTTGAGACAACATCTGGAGACACCAAGTGATGAAGACAACGACTCTTCCTTCAGTGAGTGTCTGTCTTctccctcttctagtctccattTTGGGGACTCTGACACTGTGACTTCAGATGAGGACAAAGAAGTCTCAGGGAGACATCCCCAGCCTGTTTTGAGTGCTAAAAGCAGAAGTCACAGTGCACGGTCCCAAAAGTGGCCTCGGactgaggcagagtctgtgtcAGGCTTGTTGATGAAAAGACCTTGTTTTCACGGTAGTGCACTGAGGAGACTCCCATGCAGAAAGAGACTAGTGAAGAGCAGCTCCTCTCAGAGGAcgcagaagcagaaggagaggCTGCTGGTGCAGAGGAAGAAGCGGGAGGTGCTGGCCCAGAGGAAGTATGCGCTCCTCCCCAGCTCCAGTAGCTCTAGTGAGAACGACCTCAGCAGCGACTCCTCTTCTAGTTCCTCAACGGACGGAGAGGAGGACCTGTGTGCATCTGCCAGCGAGAACCCCGGCAACCCTGCTGCCCCCTCAG GAAGTATTGATGAAGATGTTGTGGTGATAGAAGCTTCCTTCACTCCCCAGGTCACTGCCAATGAAGAAATTAATGTTACCTCAACTGACAGTGAAGTGGAGATTGTTACAGTTGGAGAAAGCTATCG GTCTCGTTCAACCCTTGGGCACTCCAGATCTCATTGGAGCCAAGGTTCAAGTTTGCATACAGGTCGACCACAGGAGCCTCGAAACCGCAGTAGGATCTCTACTGTTATACAGCCCCTGAGGCAGAACGCGGCAGAAGTTGTGGACCTTACTGTTGATGAAGATG aACCTACTGTAGTACCAACCACTTCTGCTAGGATGGAATCACAAACTACTAGCGCTTCCATTAGCAATTCAAATCCATCTACCTCTGAGCAAGCCTCTGATGCTACTTCAGCTGTGGCCAGTAGCCAGCCTTCCACAGTGTCAGAGACTGCAGCTACTCTTCCAAGCAATAGTGCGGCTGGTTCTTCTGTGGGCG aTGACTCAAGGAGAACTGCATCTAGTGCTGTCCCAGAGACGGGCCCTCCTGCAATGCCTCGGCTACCTTCCTGCTGTCCCCAGCACTCACCGTGCGGAGGGACGTCCCAGAGTCACCATGCATTAGCACATCCACACTCAAGTTGTTTTCAGCAGCATGGTCACCATTTCcagcatcatcaccaccaccaccatactcCCCACCCAGCGGTCCCAGTCTCCCCCTCCTTCAGCGATCCCgcttgtcctgtggaaagacctCCTCAAGTACAGGCTCCTTGTGGTGCAAATAGCAGCTCTAGTTCCAGCTACCACGATCAG CAGGCATTGCCAGTTGATCTGAGCAGCAGTGCTCTCAGGACTCACGGAAGTGGGGGTTTCCATGGTGCATCTGCCTTCGACCCCTGCtgccctgtctcttcttcccGAGCTGCGGTCTTTGGCCACCAGGCTGCTGCTGCCCCGACTCAGCCATTAGTAATAGATAGCTATGGCTCGAGCATGGTTgcacagccccagccccagccacctCCACAGCCTTCTCTCTCATCATGTCGGCATTACATGCCACCACCTCCTT ATGCTTCCTTGACAAGACCACTGCACCATCAAGCCTCGGGTTGCCCTCACTCTCATGGAAATGCCCCTCCTCAGACTCAGCCTCCCCCCCAAGTGGATTATGTTATTCCTCATCCTGTACATGCTTTCCATTCTCAGATATCTTCTCATGCAGCATCTCACCCTGTGGCGCCCCCGCCCCCAACTCATTTAAGCAGTACAACTGCACCCATCCCTCAGCATCTTCCTCCTGCTCACCAGCCAATTTCACACCAtattccagccccagcccctccaACTCAGAGACTGCACCCTCATGAAGTGATGCAGAGGATGGAAGTTCAGAGGAGGAGGATGATGCAGCATCCAAC TGGTCTTTTTGTGTTCTGTGTTTCCAGGCGGGCACATGAACGTCCCCCGCCCCATCCACATAGGATGCACCCAAACTATGGCCATGGGCATCATATTCATGTGCCTCAAACCATGTCCTCACATCCTCGCCAGGctccagagagatctgcctg GGAGCTGGGGATTGAAGCCGGAGTGACCGCAGCTACCTACACGCCTGGTGCGCTGCACCCTCACCTGGCCCATTACCATGCCCCCCCTCGGCTTCATCACCTACAGTTAGGAGCACTTCCTTTAATG GTTCCTGACATGGCAGGCTATCCTCACATCCGTTACATTTCTTCAGGACTGGATGGAACATCATTCAGAGGTCCTTTCAGGGGCAATTTTGag GAGCTGATTCATCTGGAAGAAAGATTAGGAAATGTCAATCGTGGAGCATCCCAGGGAACAATTGAAAgatgcacatatccacataaatataaaaag GTAACAACTGATTGGTTCTCACAGAGGAAACTGCACTGCAAACAAGATGGGGAAGaagggactgaggaagacacagaggaaaagtGTACTATCTGTTTGTCTATTTTAGAGGAAGGTGAAGATGTGAG
- the Rnf111 gene encoding E3 ubiquitin-protein ligase Arkadia isoform X13 — MSQWTPEFTELYTLKVAMKSGTPPDAPTTQESLKGVLLHPQPLGATKSFPAEVEMINSKVGNEFSHLCDDSKQEKDMNGNQQEQEKSGVVRKKRKSQQAGPSYVQNCVKENQGILGLRQHLETPSDEDNDSSFSECLSSPSSSLHFGDSDTVTSDEDKEVSGRHPQPVLSAKSRSHSARSQKWPRTEAESVSGLLMKRPCFHGSALRRLPCRKRLVKSSSSQRTQKQKERLLVQRKKREVLAQRKYALLPSSSSSSENDLSSDSSSSSSTDGEEDLCASASENPGNPAAPSGSIDEDVVVIEASFTPQVTANEEINVTSTDSEVEIVTVGESYRSRSTLGHSRSHWSQGSSLHTGRPQEPRNRSRISTVIQPLRQNAAEVVDLTVDEDEPTVVPTTSARMESQTTSASISNSNPSTSEQASDATSAVASSQPSTVSETAATLPSNSAAGSSVGDDSRRTASSAVPETGPPAMPRLPSCCPQHSPCGGTSQSHHALAHPHSSCFQQHGHHFQHHHHHHHTPHPAVPVSPSFSDPACPVERPPQVQAPCGANSSSSSSYHDQQALPVDLSSSALRTHGSGGFHGASAFDPCCPVSSSRAAVFGHQAAAAPTQPLVIDSYGSSMVAQPQPQPPPQPSLSSCRHYMPPPPYASLTRPLHHQASGCPHSHGNAPPQTQPPPQVDYVIPHPVHAFHSQISSHAASHPVAPPPPTHLSSTTAPIPQHLPPAHQPISHHIPAPAPPTQRLHPHEVMQRMEVQRRRMMQHPTRAHERPPPHPHRMHPNYGHGHHIHVPQTMSSHPRQAPERSAWELGIEAGVTAATYTPGALHPHLAHYHAPPRLHHLQLGALPLMVPDMAGYPHIRYISSGLDGTSFRGPFRGNFEELIHLEERLGNVNRGASQGTIERCTYPHKYKKRKLHCKQDGEEGTEEDTEEKCTICLSILEEGEDVRRLPCMHLFHQVCVDQWLITNKKCPICRVDIEAQLPSES, encoded by the exons ATGTCTCAATGGACTCCTGAATTTACCGAGCTCTACACCCTAAAAGTGGCTATGAAGAGTGGGACTCCTCCTGATGCGCCCACAACACAGGAGAGTCTGAAGGGGGTCCTTCTGCACCCACAGCCCCTAGGGGCCACCAAGAGCTTCCCTGCAGAAGTGGAGATGATTAACAGCAAAGTGGGGAATGAATTCTCTCACCTGTGTGATGATTCAAAACAAGAGAAGGACATGAATGGCAACCagcaagaacaagaaaaaagtgGTGTTGTGAGGAAAAAGCGCAAAAGCCAACAGGCTGGCCCCTCATATGTACAGAATTGTGTCAAAGAAAATCAGGGAATCCTAGGGTTGAGACAACATCTGGAGACACCAAGTGATGAAGACAACGACTCTTCCTTCAGTGAGTGTCTGTCTTctccctcttctagtctccattTTGGGGACTCTGACACTGTGACTTCAGATGAGGACAAAGAAGTCTCAGGGAGACATCCCCAGCCTGTTTTGAGTGCTAAAAGCAGAAGTCACAGTGCACGGTCCCAAAAGTGGCCTCGGactgaggcagagtctgtgtcAGGCTTGTTGATGAAAAGACCTTGTTTTCACGGTAGTGCACTGAGGAGACTCCCATGCAGAAAGAGACTAGTGAAGAGCAGCTCCTCTCAGAGGAcgcagaagcagaaggagaggCTGCTGGTGCAGAGGAAGAAGCGGGAGGTGCTGGCCCAGAGGAAGTATGCGCTCCTCCCCAGCTCCAGTAGCTCTAGTGAGAACGACCTCAGCAGCGACTCCTCTTCTAGTTCCTCAACGGACGGAGAGGAGGACCTGTGTGCATCTGCCAGCGAGAACCCCGGCAACCCTGCTGCCCCCTCAG GAAGTATTGATGAAGATGTTGTGGTGATAGAAGCTTCCTTCACTCCCCAGGTCACTGCCAATGAAGAAATTAATGTTACCTCAACTGACAGTGAAGTGGAGATTGTTACAGTTGGAGAAAGCTATCG GTCTCGTTCAACCCTTGGGCACTCCAGATCTCATTGGAGCCAAGGTTCAAGTTTGCATACAGGTCGACCACAGGAGCCTCGAAACCGCAGTAGGATCTCTACTGTTATACAGCCCCTGAGGCAGAACGCGGCAGAAGTTGTGGACCTTACTGTTGATGAAGATG aACCTACTGTAGTACCAACCACTTCTGCTAGGATGGAATCACAAACTACTAGCGCTTCCATTAGCAATTCAAATCCATCTACCTCTGAGCAAGCCTCTGATGCTACTTCAGCTGTGGCCAGTAGCCAGCCTTCCACAGTGTCAGAGACTGCAGCTACTCTTCCAAGCAATAGTGCGGCTGGTTCTTCTGTGGGCG aTGACTCAAGGAGAACTGCATCTAGTGCTGTCCCAGAGACGGGCCCTCCTGCAATGCCTCGGCTACCTTCCTGCTGTCCCCAGCACTCACCGTGCGGAGGGACGTCCCAGAGTCACCATGCATTAGCACATCCACACTCAAGTTGTTTTCAGCAGCATGGTCACCATTTCcagcatcatcaccaccaccaccatactcCCCACCCAGCGGTCCCAGTCTCCCCCTCCTTCAGCGATCCCgcttgtcctgtggaaagacctCCTCAAGTACAGGCTCCTTGTGGTGCAAATAGCAGCTCTAGTTCCAGCTACCACGATCAG CAGGCATTGCCAGTTGATCTGAGCAGCAGTGCTCTCAGGACTCACGGAAGTGGGGGTTTCCATGGTGCATCTGCCTTCGACCCCTGCtgccctgtctcttcttcccGAGCTGCGGTCTTTGGCCACCAGGCTGCTGCTGCCCCGACTCAGCCATTAGTAATAGATAGCTATGGCTCGAGCATGGTTgcacagccccagccccagccacctCCACAGCCTTCTCTCTCATCATGTCGGCATTACATGCCACCACCTCCTT ATGCTTCCTTGACAAGACCACTGCACCATCAAGCCTCGGGTTGCCCTCACTCTCATGGAAATGCCCCTCCTCAGACTCAGCCTCCCCCCCAAGTGGATTATGTTATTCCTCATCCTGTACATGCTTTCCATTCTCAGATATCTTCTCATGCAGCATCTCACCCTGTGGCGCCCCCGCCCCCAACTCATTTAAGCAGTACAACTGCACCCATCCCTCAGCATCTTCCTCCTGCTCACCAGCCAATTTCACACCAtattccagccccagcccctccaACTCAGAGACTGCACCCTCATGAAGTGATGCAGAGGATGGAAGTTCAGAGGAGGAGGATGATGCAGCATCCAAC GCGGGCACATGAACGTCCCCCGCCCCATCCACATAGGATGCACCCAAACTATGGCCATGGGCATCATATTCATGTGCCTCAAACCATGTCCTCACATCCTCGCCAGGctccagagagatctgcctg GGAGCTGGGGATTGAAGCCGGAGTGACCGCAGCTACCTACACGCCTGGTGCGCTGCACCCTCACCTGGCCCATTACCATGCCCCCCCTCGGCTTCATCACCTACAGTTAGGAGCACTTCCTTTAATG GTTCCTGACATGGCAGGCTATCCTCACATCCGTTACATTTCTTCAGGACTGGATGGAACATCATTCAGAGGTCCTTTCAGGGGCAATTTTGag GAGCTGATTCATCTGGAAGAAAGATTAGGAAATGTCAATCGTGGAGCATCCCAGGGAACAATTGAAAgatgcacatatccacataaatataaaaag AGGAAACTGCACTGCAAACAAGATGGGGAAGaagggactgaggaagacacagaggaaaagtGTACTATCTGTTTGTCTATTTTAGAGGAAGGTGAAGATGTGAG
- the Rnf111 gene encoding E3 ubiquitin-protein ligase Arkadia isoform X9 produces MKPALKFPMSQWTPEFTELYTLKVAMKSGTPPDAPTTQESLKGVLLHPQPLGATKSFPAEVEMINSKVGNEFSHLCDDSKQEKDMNGNQQEQEKSGVVRKKRKSQQAGPSYVQNCVKENQGILGLRQHLETPSDEDNDSSFSECLSSPSSSLHFGDSDTVTSDEDKEVSGRHPQPVLSAKSRSHSARSQKWPRTEAESVSGLLMKRPCFHGSALRRLPCRKRLVKSSSSQRTQKQKERLLVQRKKREVLAQRKYALLPSSSSSSENDLSSDSSSSSSTDGEEDLCASASENPGNPAAPSGSIDEDVVVIEASFTPQVTANEEINVTSTDSEVEIVTVGESYRSRSTLGHSRSHWSQGSSLHTGRPQEPRNRSRISTVIQPLRQNAAEVVDLTVDEDEPTVVPTTSARMESQTTSASISNSNPSTSEQASDATSAVASSQPSTVSETAATLPSNSAAGSSVGDDSRRTASSAVPETGPPAMPRLPSCCPQHSPCGGTSQSHHALAHPHSSCFQQHGHHFQHHHHHHHTPHPAVPVSPSFSDPACPVERPPQVQAPCGANSSSSSSYHDQQALPVDLSSSALRTHGSGGFHGASAFDPCCPVSSSRAAVFGHQAAAAPTQPLVIDSYGSSMVAQPQPQPPPQPSLSSCRHYMPPPPYASLTRPLHHQASGCPHSHGNAPPQTQPPPQVDYVIPHPVHAFHSQISSHAASHPVAPPPPTHLSSTTAPIPQHLPPAHQPISHHIPAPAPPTQRLHPHEVMQRMEVQRRRMMQHPTRAHERPPPHPHRMHPNYGHGHHIHVPQTMSSHPRQAPERSAWELGIEAGVTAATYTPGALHPHLAHYHAPPRLHHLQLGALPLMVPDMAGYPHIRYISSGLDGTSFRGPFRGNFEELIHLEERLGNVNRGASQGTIERCTYPHKYKKRKLHCKQDGEEGTEEDTEEKCTICLSILEEGEDVRRLPCMHLFHQVCVDQWLITNKKCPICRVDIEAQLPSES; encoded by the exons GCCTGCCTTAAAGTTTCCCATGTCTCAATGGACTCCTGAATTTACCGAGCTCTACACCCTAAAAGTGGCTATGAAGAGTGGGACTCCTCCTGATGCGCCCACAACACAGGAGAGTCTGAAGGGGGTCCTTCTGCACCCACAGCCCCTAGGGGCCACCAAGAGCTTCCCTGCAGAAGTGGAGATGATTAACAGCAAAGTGGGGAATGAATTCTCTCACCTGTGTGATGATTCAAAACAAGAGAAGGACATGAATGGCAACCagcaagaacaagaaaaaagtgGTGTTGTGAGGAAAAAGCGCAAAAGCCAACAGGCTGGCCCCTCATATGTACAGAATTGTGTCAAAGAAAATCAGGGAATCCTAGGGTTGAGACAACATCTGGAGACACCAAGTGATGAAGACAACGACTCTTCCTTCAGTGAGTGTCTGTCTTctccctcttctagtctccattTTGGGGACTCTGACACTGTGACTTCAGATGAGGACAAAGAAGTCTCAGGGAGACATCCCCAGCCTGTTTTGAGTGCTAAAAGCAGAAGTCACAGTGCACGGTCCCAAAAGTGGCCTCGGactgaggcagagtctgtgtcAGGCTTGTTGATGAAAAGACCTTGTTTTCACGGTAGTGCACTGAGGAGACTCCCATGCAGAAAGAGACTAGTGAAGAGCAGCTCCTCTCAGAGGAcgcagaagcagaaggagaggCTGCTGGTGCAGAGGAAGAAGCGGGAGGTGCTGGCCCAGAGGAAGTATGCGCTCCTCCCCAGCTCCAGTAGCTCTAGTGAGAACGACCTCAGCAGCGACTCCTCTTCTAGTTCCTCAACGGACGGAGAGGAGGACCTGTGTGCATCTGCCAGCGAGAACCCCGGCAACCCTGCTGCCCCCTCAG GAAGTATTGATGAAGATGTTGTGGTGATAGAAGCTTCCTTCACTCCCCAGGTCACTGCCAATGAAGAAATTAATGTTACCTCAACTGACAGTGAAGTGGAGATTGTTACAGTTGGAGAAAGCTATCG GTCTCGTTCAACCCTTGGGCACTCCAGATCTCATTGGAGCCAAGGTTCAAGTTTGCATACAGGTCGACCACAGGAGCCTCGAAACCGCAGTAGGATCTCTACTGTTATACAGCCCCTGAGGCAGAACGCGGCAGAAGTTGTGGACCTTACTGTTGATGAAGATG aACCTACTGTAGTACCAACCACTTCTGCTAGGATGGAATCACAAACTACTAGCGCTTCCATTAGCAATTCAAATCCATCTACCTCTGAGCAAGCCTCTGATGCTACTTCAGCTGTGGCCAGTAGCCAGCCTTCCACAGTGTCAGAGACTGCAGCTACTCTTCCAAGCAATAGTGCGGCTGGTTCTTCTGTGGGCG aTGACTCAAGGAGAACTGCATCTAGTGCTGTCCCAGAGACGGGCCCTCCTGCAATGCCTCGGCTACCTTCCTGCTGTCCCCAGCACTCACCGTGCGGAGGGACGTCCCAGAGTCACCATGCATTAGCACATCCACACTCAAGTTGTTTTCAGCAGCATGGTCACCATTTCcagcatcatcaccaccaccaccatactcCCCACCCAGCGGTCCCAGTCTCCCCCTCCTTCAGCGATCCCgcttgtcctgtggaaagacctCCTCAAGTACAGGCTCCTTGTGGTGCAAATAGCAGCTCTAGTTCCAGCTACCACGATCAG CAGGCATTGCCAGTTGATCTGAGCAGCAGTGCTCTCAGGACTCACGGAAGTGGGGGTTTCCATGGTGCATCTGCCTTCGACCCCTGCtgccctgtctcttcttcccGAGCTGCGGTCTTTGGCCACCAGGCTGCTGCTGCCCCGACTCAGCCATTAGTAATAGATAGCTATGGCTCGAGCATGGTTgcacagccccagccccagccacctCCACAGCCTTCTCTCTCATCATGTCGGCATTACATGCCACCACCTCCTT ATGCTTCCTTGACAAGACCACTGCACCATCAAGCCTCGGGTTGCCCTCACTCTCATGGAAATGCCCCTCCTCAGACTCAGCCTCCCCCCCAAGTGGATTATGTTATTCCTCATCCTGTACATGCTTTCCATTCTCAGATATCTTCTCATGCAGCATCTCACCCTGTGGCGCCCCCGCCCCCAACTCATTTAAGCAGTACAACTGCACCCATCCCTCAGCATCTTCCTCCTGCTCACCAGCCAATTTCACACCAtattccagccccagcccctccaACTCAGAGACTGCACCCTCATGAAGTGATGCAGAGGATGGAAGTTCAGAGGAGGAGGATGATGCAGCATCCAAC GCGGGCACATGAACGTCCCCCGCCCCATCCACATAGGATGCACCCAAACTATGGCCATGGGCATCATATTCATGTGCCTCAAACCATGTCCTCACATCCTCGCCAGGctccagagagatctgcctg GGAGCTGGGGATTGAAGCCGGAGTGACCGCAGCTACCTACACGCCTGGTGCGCTGCACCCTCACCTGGCCCATTACCATGCCCCCCCTCGGCTTCATCACCTACAGTTAGGAGCACTTCCTTTAATG GTTCCTGACATGGCAGGCTATCCTCACATCCGTTACATTTCTTCAGGACTGGATGGAACATCATTCAGAGGTCCTTTCAGGGGCAATTTTGag GAGCTGATTCATCTGGAAGAAAGATTAGGAAATGTCAATCGTGGAGCATCCCAGGGAACAATTGAAAgatgcacatatccacataaatataaaaag AGGAAACTGCACTGCAAACAAGATGGGGAAGaagggactgaggaagacacagaggaaaagtGTACTATCTGTTTGTCTATTTTAGAGGAAGGTGAAGATGTGAG